TCATGAGCGCGGATTTCCCGGGCCATCGGGGCGCCTGCGGTACTCGGCCAGGGGGCTGACGCGGTCTCCTGCAAGCGCACATAGCCTCGGCCTTGGGGGCGTTGATGCATGACGATGTCTCCGGGGATTACCCCTACCATCTCGTAGCAGCGGCCGCTCCAGGACAGGGTGCGCGCGAGATACATCAGCCCGCCGCATTCAGCGTAGGCGGGAAGTCCGGCCTCAATGTGCGTCCGGATCGCTGCACGCAACGAGCGATTGGCCTCAAGGGCCTCCATGCGATTCTCCGGAAAACCGCCACCGATGAACAAGGCGTCCAGCGGGGGAAGCCGGGTATCACGTAAGGTATCGATGAACACCAGTTCGGCGCCCGCGCGCTCCAGCGCTTCCAAATCTCCGGGATAGTAGAACCCAAACGCGTCATCCCGTGCGATTCCGACCCGTACGTCACGGGTCCGCACGGCTGGAAGCGGCGCGACATTCACGCCCGGAAAAGTGGCCGTGGAGGCCACGGCGAGCAGCCGCTCCAGATCAACCTGGGTGGCTACGGCATCGGCGATGCGGGCGATCTGACCGTCGGCATCGGTGTGCTCGGCGCTGGTCATCAATCCGAGATGACGTTCTGTGACCGCCAGGGTGGGATCCCGGTGTAGGGCACCCAGTACCGGCACATCGGTGTAGTGTTCGATCACGGCCCGCAGCTTGGATTCATGCCGATGACCGCCGAGCTGGTTGAGGATGACCCCAGCAATGCGGACCTGCAGATCGAAGGCCTGATAGCCGAGAATCAGCGGGGCAATGCCGCGTGTCATTCCGCGCGCGTCGATTACCAGCACCACTGGAGCGCCGCAGAGTTTGGCGAGCGCGGCGTTGCTGTTGCTGCCGTCCAAATCCAGCCCGTCGTACAGGCCTTTATTGCCCTCGATGAGAGCGACATCAGCACCGGAGGAACGGCGGGCAAGGGCAACCAGGATTTCTTCTGTGCCCATAGTGTAGAAGTCGAGGTTATGGCAGGGCCGCGCGGCGGCGCGTCCCAGCCACATGGGATCAATATAATCAGGGCCTTTCTTGAAGGGCTGAACCACGCGTCCACGCGCAACGAGCGCGGCGCAGAGCCCGATGCTGACCGTAGTCTTTCCAGACGACTTGTGAGCTGCGGATATCAGCACATGGGCCATGGTTATGGACGCCCCTGCCGGACACGGGTCCGGAAACAGCCCACGCCCGCTGAATGGGCCTCTACGCGTGAAGCGCTACACCCGCCAGATTCAAGCCTGATGGGCGCCCCCCACTGGCACGGCTACGGCCGTAGCCGCGGCCTCAGGCTCCACTAGAGCGTCTTCCAGGCTCTCTGGAAGGAAGCGCAACACCTTTATCGCCAAGACCACTATCAGCAAAGCTAGTGCGACGCCACCGAGTCCCAAGGCAATCTCCGGCAGGCTTGGGGTGTAGGTGTTGACCACGCCGTCAAAGAAGGTACTGCTTACCTGTTTCCCGGGGAACAGGTCCAACGGGTAGGCCTGGCCACCGATGATGATCACGTACATCTGGGCGAGCCCACCCAGGATGACCAGTGCCGCACTGAGCCCAATCCAGCCGCGCCGCTTTCCGAGTGACGGATGATAGAGTAGGGCCAGCGGTACGAGGCCACCGAGCAATACCTGCCCGATCCAGAACAGTTTTGTGTAGATGCCGCCATCTAACAGGATGAAACGTTCTACGCCGTGGTGCGCGGTCATGTAGAGGTTGGTAAGGTGGAACACTGTCACGAAGTAGAGCACCGCGGCCACGAATACACCCAGCAGATTTTTGAGCCGCCG
The Chromatiales bacterium 21-64-14 genome window above contains:
- a CDS encoding cobyrinic acid a,c-diamide synthase is translated as MAHVLISAAHKSSGKTTVSIGLCAALVARGRVVQPFKKGPDYIDPMWLGRAAARPCHNLDFYTMGTEEILVALARRSSGADVALIEGNKGLYDGLDLDGSNSNAALAKLCGAPVVLVIDARGMTRGIAPLILGYQAFDLQVRIAGVILNQLGGHRHESKLRAVIEHYTDVPVLGALHRDPTLAVTERHLGLMTSAEHTDADGQIARIADAVATQVDLERLLAVASTATFPGVNVAPLPAVRTRDVRVGIARDDAFGFYYPGDLEALERAGAELVFIDTLRDTRLPPLDALFIGGGFPENRMEALEANRSLRAAIRTHIEAGLPAYAECGGLMYLARTLSWSGRCYEMVGVIPGDIVMHQRPQGRGYVRLQETASAPWPSTAGAPMAREIRAHEFHYSSLENLEPPVTFAYRVLRGQGVDGKHDGIVYKNLLACYAHLRDVEDNRWTRRFVDFARSHRCSAAFRARDTTAIGESSLPPPAKGIRS